From Anopheles darlingi chromosome 2, idAnoDarlMG_H_01, whole genome shotgun sequence, the proteins below share one genomic window:
- the LOC125949927 gene encoding probable cytosolic Fe-S cluster assembly factor AGAP009023 isoform X1, with protein MSRFSSALQLTDLDDFITPSQECIKPVKIETSKSKTGAKITIQEDGSYVQESTSGIQKLEKVEITLADCLACSGCITSAEGVLISQQSQEELLRVMNANNLAKLNGQLGEVKFIVFTVSQQPILSLARKYNLNAEETFEHIAGYFKKLGADMVVDTKIADDLALIESRNEFVERYNTNRKSLPMLASSCPGWVCYAEKTHGNFILPYISTTRSPQQIMGMLVKQYLAKIIGTTSDRIYHVTVMPCYDKKLEASREDFFNEVENSHDVDCVITSIEIEQMLESLGLETLQLVEKCPIDWPWPTARPPAFVWSHESSGSGGYSEHILKYAARKLFNLPVDAVEFKPLRNNDMREAVLEHEGKVVLRFAIANGFRNIQNMVQKLKRGKSTYDYVEIMACPSGCLNGGAQVRPDGGKTPRELTAELELMYRSLPQSNPENESVQHLYTTFLDSDGDNNKRQSLLHTTYHQIEKINSALNIKW; from the exons atgtCGCGATTCAGCAGCGCTCTCCAGTTAACCGATTTGGACGACTTTATCACGCCCTCACAG GAATGCATCAAACCCGTGAAAATAGAaacgagcaaaagcaaaacgggAGCAAAAATAACCATTCAAGAGGATGGATCGTACGTTCAGGAGTCGACG AGTGGCATACAGAAGCTGGAAAAGGTGGAAATAACGCTGGCCGATTGTTTGGCCTGTTCCGGTTGTATAACATCGGCCGAAGGTGTGCTGATCTCACAGCAAAGCCAAGAGGAGCTGCTGCGCGTGATGAACGCGAACAATCTGGCCAAATTGAACGGCCAGCTCGGTGAGGTAAAGTTCATTGTTTTCACCGTTTCGCAGCAGCCCATCCTCTCGTTGGCACGTAAATATAATCTGAATGCCGAGGAGACGTTTGAACATATCGCTG GGTACTTTAAAAAGCTTGGCGCGGACATGGTGGTGGACACAAAAATAGCGGATGATTTAGCGTTGATTGAAAGTCGCAATGAGTTCGTCGAACGATACAACACCAACCGCAAATCGCTACCGATGCTTGCCTCTTCCTGTCCCGGTTGGGTGTGCTACGCAGAGAAAACACACGGAAACTTCATCCTACCGTACATCTCAACCACCCGCTCGCCGCAACAGATCATGGGTATGCTGGTGAAGCAATACCTGGCGAAAATTATTGGCACGACCAGCGATCGCATCTACCATGTCACCGTGATGCCTTGCTATGATAAAAAGCTGGAAGCTTCACGGGAGGATTTCTTTAACGAAGTCGAAAACAGTCACGACGTTGATTGTGTCATAACGTCCA TTGAAATTGAGCAAATGCTCGAAAGCCTCGGACTAGAAACCCTTCAGCTCGTCGAGAAATGCCCAATCGATTGGCCCTGGCCAACGGCCCGACCGCCTGCCTTCGTTTGGTCACACGAATCATCCGGCTCGGGCGGATACAGTGAACACATTCTTAAGTACGCCGCACGCAAACTGTTCAACCTGCCGGTGGATGCGGTCGAGTTCAAGCCACTACGCAATAATGATATGCGCGAGGCGGTTCTCGAGCACGAAGGTAAGGTGGTGCTCCGTTTCGCGATCGCCAATGGATTCCGTAACATTCAAAATATGGTACAAAAGCTAAAGCGAGGTAAAAGCACTTACGATTACGTCGAGATAATGGCGTGCCCATCCGGATGTTTGAACGGCGGGGCACAGGTACGACCGGACGGTGGGAAAACGCCCCGGGAGCTGACGGCCGAGCTGGAGCTGATGTACCGTTCGTTGCCTCAGTCGAACCCGGAGAATGAAAGCGTACAGCATCTGTACACCACCTTCCTGGACAGCGATGGTGATAACAACAAGCGGCAGAGTTTGCTCCACACAACCTACCATCAGATCGAGAAAATTAACTCTGCGCTCAACATAAAATGGTAG
- the LOC125949927 gene encoding probable cytosolic Fe-S cluster assembly factor AGAP009023 isoform X2, translating into MNANNLAKLNGQLGEVKFIVFTVSQQPILSLARKYNLNAEETFEHIAGYFKKLGADMVVDTKIADDLALIESRNEFVERYNTNRKSLPMLASSCPGWVCYAEKTHGNFILPYISTTRSPQQIMGMLVKQYLAKIIGTTSDRIYHVTVMPCYDKKLEASREDFFNEVENSHDVDCVITSIEIEQMLESLGLETLQLVEKCPIDWPWPTARPPAFVWSHESSGSGGYSEHILKYAARKLFNLPVDAVEFKPLRNNDMREAVLEHEGKVVLRFAIANGFRNIQNMVQKLKRGKSTYDYVEIMACPSGCLNGGAQVRPDGGKTPRELTAELELMYRSLPQSNPENESVQHLYTTFLDSDGDNNKRQSLLHTTYHQIEKINSALNIKW; encoded by the exons ATGAACGCGAACAATCTGGCCAAATTGAACGGCCAGCTCGGTGAGGTAAAGTTCATTGTTTTCACCGTTTCGCAGCAGCCCATCCTCTCGTTGGCACGTAAATATAATCTGAATGCCGAGGAGACGTTTGAACATATCGCTG GGTACTTTAAAAAGCTTGGCGCGGACATGGTGGTGGACACAAAAATAGCGGATGATTTAGCGTTGATTGAAAGTCGCAATGAGTTCGTCGAACGATACAACACCAACCGCAAATCGCTACCGATGCTTGCCTCTTCCTGTCCCGGTTGGGTGTGCTACGCAGAGAAAACACACGGAAACTTCATCCTACCGTACATCTCAACCACCCGCTCGCCGCAACAGATCATGGGTATGCTGGTGAAGCAATACCTGGCGAAAATTATTGGCACGACCAGCGATCGCATCTACCATGTCACCGTGATGCCTTGCTATGATAAAAAGCTGGAAGCTTCACGGGAGGATTTCTTTAACGAAGTCGAAAACAGTCACGACGTTGATTGTGTCATAACGTCCA TTGAAATTGAGCAAATGCTCGAAAGCCTCGGACTAGAAACCCTTCAGCTCGTCGAGAAATGCCCAATCGATTGGCCCTGGCCAACGGCCCGACCGCCTGCCTTCGTTTGGTCACACGAATCATCCGGCTCGGGCGGATACAGTGAACACATTCTTAAGTACGCCGCACGCAAACTGTTCAACCTGCCGGTGGATGCGGTCGAGTTCAAGCCACTACGCAATAATGATATGCGCGAGGCGGTTCTCGAGCACGAAGGTAAGGTGGTGCTCCGTTTCGCGATCGCCAATGGATTCCGTAACATTCAAAATATGGTACAAAAGCTAAAGCGAGGTAAAAGCACTTACGATTACGTCGAGATAATGGCGTGCCCATCCGGATGTTTGAACGGCGGGGCACAGGTACGACCGGACGGTGGGAAAACGCCCCGGGAGCTGACGGCCGAGCTGGAGCTGATGTACCGTTCGTTGCCTCAGTCGAACCCGGAGAATGAAAGCGTACAGCATCTGTACACCACCTTCCTGGACAGCGATGGTGATAACAACAAGCGGCAGAGTTTGCTCCACACAACCTACCATCAGATCGAGAAAATTAACTCTGCGCTCAACATAAAATGGTAG